A portion of the Carya illinoinensis cultivar Pawnee chromosome 11, C.illinoinensisPawnee_v1, whole genome shotgun sequence genome contains these proteins:
- the LOC122281968 gene encoding (-)-germacrene D synthase-like, which translates to MSILVSGADLPQNSKPSVVRRTANFPPSVWGDRFINYTSDDEETHARRVREVEELIKEVRRELLASACQPSQQLNLIDALQRLGVAYHLDREIQEALEHMHAGYYDNKADGSGDDDNDLYNVALRFRLLRQQGLPVSCDVFNKFKDEKDNFKESLSTNIPGILALYEATHLRVHGEDILDEALAFTTTQLKSAASHLSNPLAAKVNHALKQPLHKGIPRLEARHFISVYQDDTSHKKAFLKLAILDFNLVQSLHKQELAKITRWWKDLDFATKLPFARDRVVECFLWIVAVYFEPRHSPERKILTKIIAMASTIDDIYDAYGTLEELEIFTETIERWEISTIDQLPQYMQICYGALLDIFEEIEQELAKQGRPYLVIYAKKAMKILVRAYFNEAKSFNMKQIPTMEEYMEVAIPSSGYPMLIAVSFVFMGEIVTKEAFEWIFSNPKVITASAVIARLMDDSGSHKFEQERGHAASAVECYMNQYGVSETQLAYEELNRQVSNAWKDINEEFTRTNAMPMPLLMCVLNLSRAIDVIYKNGDGYTRVGKEMSENVAAVLIHPVPTIL; encoded by the exons ATGTCCATCCTAGTCTCAGGAGCTGATCTTCCCCAAAACAGCAAACCCAGTGTTGTGCGGAGGACTGCAAATTTTCCCCCCAGCGTTTGGGGAGACCGTTTCATCAACTACACCTCCGATGAcgag GAAACCCATGCTCGTAGAGTACGTGAAGTTGAAGAACTGATCAAAGAAGTGAGAAGAGAACTGTTAGCCTCCGCGTGTCAGCCTTCGCAACAGCTGAACCTAATTGATGCACTTCAGCGCCTAGGCGTGGCGTATCACTTAGATAGAGAGATCCAAGAAGCGCTAGAACATATGCATGCTGGCTATTATGACAATAAGGCTGATGGTAGTGGAGATGACGATAATGATCTGTACAATGTTGCCCTTCGTTTTCGACTACTACGTCAACAAGGACTTCCTGTTTCATGTG ATGTGTTTAACAAGTTTAAAGATGAAAAGGATAACTTCAAGGAAAGTCTGAGCACCAACATTCCGGGCATCCTAGCCTTGTATGAAGCTACGCATCTTAGGGTGCACGGAGAAGACATCCTTGATGAGGCCCTCGCTTTCACCACCACTCAACTCAAGTCCGCTGCATCCCATTTAAGCAATCCATTAGCAGCAAAAGTTAATCATGCCCTAAAGCAACCCCTGCACAAGGGCATACCAAGGCTTGAGGCCAGACACTTCATTTCTGTCTACCAGGATGACACTTCACATAAAAAAGCTTTCCTGAAGCTTGCAATACTagatttcaatttggtgcagTCGTTGCACAAACAGGAACTTGCTAAAATCACCAG ATGGTGGAAAGATTTAGACTTTGCAACGAAACTACCTTTTGCAAGAGACAGGGTTGTGGAGTGTTTTTTATGGATTGTGGCAGTCTATTTTGAGCCCCGGCACTCGCCTGAAAGAAAAATACTAACGAAAATTATTGCCATGGCGTCCACCATAGATGATATTTATGATGCATATGGCACTCTTGAAGAACTCGAGATCTTTACAGAAACAATTGAGAG GTGGGAAATTAGCACAATAGATCAACTTCCACAGTACATGCAAATATGTTATGGGGCACTCTTGGACATTTTCGAAGAAATTGAGCAGGAGCTGGCAAAACAAGGAAGACCATACCTTGTAATCTATGCAAAAAAAGCT ATGAAAATATTGGTCCGGGCCTACTTCAACGAAGCCAAATCTTTCAACATGAAACAAATCCCAACGATGGAAGAGTACATGGAAGTCGCAATACCTAGCTCCGGTTACCCAATGCTCATAGCCGTCTCATTTGTTTTCATGGGTGAAATAGTTACCAAGGAGGCCTTTGAATGGATCTTCAGCAACCCAAAGGTTATAACAGCATCAGCAGTAATTGCGAGGCTCATGGATGACAGTGGGTCACATAag TTTGAGCAAGAGAGAGGGCATGCTGCCTCGGCTGTTGAATGCTACATGAACCAATATGGGGTCTCAGAAACACAACTGGCATATGAAGAACTGAACAGGCAAGTTTCTAATGCATGGAAAGACATCAATGAGGAATTTACAAGGACTAATGCTATGCCGATGCCTCTCCTTATGTGTGTTTTAAATCTTTCACGAGCAATAGATGTCATCTACAAGAACGGGGATGGATATACCCGTGTAGGGAAAGAGATGAGCGAGAACGTTGCAGCCGTGCTTATTCATCCGGTGCCAACAATATTATGA